Below is a window of Cytophaga hutchinsonii ATCC 33406 DNA.
GAATTGAAACTGGCAGAAGCATTGGCATTGTTCAAAAAATTTGCAACCGATAAAGATAATTTAGAATACGCAAAAGTGCTGGAAACGCAGGCGCGTTTATTTATTATCGAAGGCTTGTATGAAGATGCGGAGAAAAACCTGAAGAAGGCATATAAGCTGTCAAAGAAAACACTTAAGTCGTCTAAACTGTCGTCCTCTATCGAAGAGCTTGCAATTCTATACATTCATATCGGAAAGTATCAGGAAACGGAAGATGGTTTAATAAAATCCATTCAATTACGAGAAAAACGTTTTGGTATTGATAACAGAAGTTTGATCAATCCACTGAATCAGATTGGGTTTCTGTATTTCATTAAAGGAGATTATGCCCGTGCTGAAAAGTATGCAACACGCTCCATGACCATTTGTAAAAATACATTCGGTACGAACTCGATCCGTTATGCAGAAGCAATGAAACTGTATGCCGATATACATACAGCTATTGGTGATTATAACACGGCTCAGGTAACCATATTAAATGTAATTGATATTTATAAAAAATTATATGGCGAAGATCACATTCAGGTAGCATTGGCCAAAAATGATCTGGCGCTGATCAAGTATTATAACAAAGGAGATAAGAATGAAATTGAAAAACTGTTTCTTTCTTCTTTGAAAACCATTAAAACGGAACTGAATGAAAATACGCCCATTTATGCAGAAGTGTTAAAGAACCTGTCGCTGTTTTACCTGGAGACGGGTAAAGAAGATAAGGCAGATGTAAATCTGGAAGCCGCAAATAAAATCTGGGTTGAAAAATTTGGTACTGCAGACAGACATGCGGCAGATTATAATTACCTGAAAGGGTTGATCTATTACAGAAGAGGCAAATATGTAGATGCCAATATGTCTTTCATTAAATCAAAAGATATTTATTCTTCTTCATTCAGTACAAGCCATCCGGATTATACAAAAGCTCTTTGTAAAAGCGGACAAATGTATTTCATCCTGAAAGATTATGACAACGCTGTTAAGTCGTACGATGAAGCGATTAAAGGATACCTGAATTTTATTTCCGTTCAGTTCCCTGCATTAAGTGAACGTGAAAAGATGAAAGCCTGGAGTGTAATTAAAACCGATTTTGAGTTTTACTATTCAATGGCTTATCAATTACGTGCCGACCGTCCGGATCTGATGGGGAATGTGTACAATATGACCATTTCAACAAAAGCATTGATGCTGAATTCATCCATTAAAGTGCGTCAGCGCATTTTAAACAGCGGAAATCAAAGTATGATTGATGCGTATCAAAACTGGATCGGTAAAAAAGAATATTTTTCAACCGTATTGTCCATGAGTAATACGCAGATTCAGGAAAACGCCATTAATAAGGTTGAACTTCAAAAGGAGATTGAATCTCTGGAAAAATATCTTTCTGAATCTTCTGAATTATTTGCACAGAGTTATGAAAGCAAACTGGTATATGACTGGAAACAGTTGAAAGGTATGCTGGCTCCGAATGAAGCGGCCGTTGAGATGATCCGTTTCAGATACTTTACAACAAAGTTTACAGATACCATTGTGTATGCTGCATTGGTGCTGCATAAAGAAACGAAAAATTCTCCTGAAATTGTTGCGATGACAAACGGTAAGGAAATGGAAAGCCGTAATGTTAAATATTACCGTAACTGTATGAAGTTTAATATTGAAGATAAATTTTCATACGATGTATACTGGAAGAATATTCAGGCTTTGATACCCGCAGCCAAAACACGTTTATATATTTCTCCTGAAGGAGTGTATAATCAGATCAATCTTGAAACATTAAAAGGGCCGGATGGAAAATATCAGCTGGAGAAATATCAGTTTGTGCAGGTTGCCAATACAAAAGATATCCTGGTGGATGGTTATAAAAAGCAGCGTAAAACAGCGTCCGGTGAAACGGCCACTAAAGTAAAAGAATCAAACATTGTACTGGTAGGTAATCCAACGTATTATCCGGCTGCGTTGTCGGAAGATTATGATAAGACCATACCGCAGCTTCCCGGTGCTGAAAAAGAAGTAAAAGATATTAGTGTATTGCTGAAGCAAAACAATATTTCATCTGAACTGATTATGGAAAGCGCAGCAACAGAAGATAAAATCAAATCATTAAAGAGTCCGCGTTTCTTTCACATTGCCACACACGGTTATTTCCTGCCCGATATTCAGCAGTCTGGTTTTGATTCGGAACTCGAAAATGAATCTTCACAAAACCCGCTCTATCGTTCAGGTTTACTCGTTGCGAATGGCGGTACATTATTAAACGACCCCGACAATGTTGATTTTAACAGTGAAGATGGTTTACTGACTGCGTATGAAGCAATGAACCTCGACTTTGATAATACAGAACTTGTTTTGTTAAGTGCCTGTGAAACCGGTCTGGGTGATGTACAATTGGGTGAAGGCGTATACGGGTTACAGCGATCGTTTATTGTAGCAGGTTCTAAAAACCTTGTGATGAGTTTGTTTAAAGTATCCGATGAAGTAACCGGCGATCTGTTAAATCAGTTTTATACCAATTGGGTAAAAACAGGAAATAAACGTCAGTCGTTATACGATGCCAAAGTATATATTCTGAAAAAATACCAGCAGCCGATCTATTGGGGGGCATTTGTACTGGTTGGTTTGGATTAACGTAGGGGCGAATTGCATTCGCCCGTGATGGCATTCGCCCGTGATGGCATTCGCCCGTGTATATTGCATTCGTCCGTGTGTGTTGAGGGGCGAATGCAATTCGCCCCTACGCCACTGGCAGGATTACGTTAAAGGCTGTACCTGCACCCGGTTCGCTGGTTACAGTTATCAGGCCATGATGGTTGTCAACAATCTTTTTACAAAGTGCCAGTCCGATACCTGTTCCTTCGTATTTGTCTTTTGAATTCAGACGTTTAAAAATCGTAAAGATCTGCTTGGCATGCTTTTGATCAAAGCCAATGCCATTGTCTTTAAAAACAAGTTCGATGTATGCCTGTCCGGAAGACAGTTCCGTATTGCCGGTTACTTCATCATCCGTGAGATTACGGCAGGAAATAGTTAACAGCGGTTTCTCCGTACTGAATTTAAGCGCATTGTTTATAAGGTTATAGAACAGCTGATACAGTTGCTGTTCAATACCATTGATCACAGGTAGTGGTGTAGATTTGATTATTGCACCTTTTTCTTCTATAATTAATTCTACATCTGTTTTAACATGCTCCAGTACGTTTTGAAGGTTTGTTTCAACAAATGTATTTGCGCTTTGTGATAAACGTGAATAATTTAAAACATCTTTAATCAAACCACTCATACGTGAAGCCGCAGAATCTATTTTATCCAGGTATTTTTTTGAACGTTCCTTATCCGTAATATTTAGTTCAAGCAGTTCTGTAAAGCTTTGTATTTTTCGTAAAGGTTCCTGCAAATCATGACTGGCAATGTATGCAAACTGTTCAAGATCGTGGTTCGATTTGTTTAATTCATGAACTTTTTCTTCCAGCTTGCCCTGATAATTTAACAATTGCTTTTGAATGCTCTTCAGTTCAACATTGTTTTTTAATGTTTCTTCAACTACTTTCTGTGCATGTATGTCAACAAAGAAACCTGTCCAGCTGGTAATCTGGTTCAGATCATTTTTTACAGGCACAAGCGAGATCAAATGCCACAGCGCTGACTCTGCTGTTTTTGATTTTAGTTTTGCCTGCGCACGGAAATGTGTTTGATTCGTTTGAGCCTTTTCCCACTCATCACGTACCTGCTTTGTATCGCTGCTATTTACCAGGCTGGTCCATTCTGTTTTTCCACTCTGAATTTCCAGCATTCCAAAATAATCTTTGAGCCATTTATTTGCATAGGTGAGGTATCCGCCGCCATTAGCTGTAAACATCATTAAAGGAAGCGTCTCCGTGAGCATTTTATATTGTACTTCACTGTCTTTAAGCT
It encodes the following:
- a CDS encoding CHAT domain-containing protein produces the protein MKSFFKNILLSISLVCCSFLALAGDEAFETSFKKIETYYEKGDYKLGIRSAGILINSMTSSGKAGSLVLARAYFLYAKGSELDGNFKAYEEYMFKGDRELQKSSKDDVYQYAKSVNYAIDTYLSYGDYVNASKYLGDIYGIIAKGGLSDSGLYYDLKKSSVITFYRQGFYIKAQKGLTEIIAFRKRNIVTSELKTDPKTGKQKVVKVSGMDLILRKRAYARMLNMQAEMYLDNGNYKSTDSILNLTSEWIKKNVGTKDLCYVENLFYKGRLAETVGTKKEANRLYDLAYNTLLKTKYGRYRNYSREAIMIFEYLIPTYRVTSQSSDFRTKSEMFDVRVTRYYGKDNYYYSKVIFLEIQDRFLSEDWNGAVKNIDKILNKEGMIPKVHLDRAFLLKILADAYIELDRYDEAEAAIEQATQIKLALLGEASPNYHMQLLDRATYYVTYTDKFKKAEETYKYSLNQVVSKELDHQHKQYVTYLYQEAKLFELTDRFDEAQKIAAEATAIVVARYGKLSVNYGTALQTQANLDISQGNYGDAELKLAEALALFKKFATDKDNLEYAKVLETQARLFIIEGLYEDAEKNLKKAYKLSKKTLKSSKLSSSIEELAILYIHIGKYQETEDGLIKSIQLREKRFGIDNRSLINPLNQIGFLYFIKGDYARAEKYATRSMTICKNTFGTNSIRYAEAMKLYADIHTAIGDYNTAQVTILNVIDIYKKLYGEDHIQVALAKNDLALIKYYNKGDKNEIEKLFLSSLKTIKTELNENTPIYAEVLKNLSLFYLETGKEDKADVNLEAANKIWVEKFGTADRHAADYNYLKGLIYYRRGKYVDANMSFIKSKDIYSSSFSTSHPDYTKALCKSGQMYFILKDYDNAVKSYDEAIKGYLNFISVQFPALSEREKMKAWSVIKTDFEFYYSMAYQLRADRPDLMGNVYNMTISTKALMLNSSIKVRQRILNSGNQSMIDAYQNWIGKKEYFSTVLSMSNTQIQENAINKVELQKEIESLEKYLSESSELFAQSYESKLVYDWKQLKGMLAPNEAAVEMIRFRYFTTKFTDTIVYAALVLHKETKNSPEIVAMTNGKEMESRNVKYYRNCMKFNIEDKFSYDVYWKNIQALIPAAKTRLYISPEGVYNQINLETLKGPDGKYQLEKYQFVQVANTKDILVDGYKKQRKTASGETATKVKESNIVLVGNPTYYPAALSEDYDKTIPQLPGAEKEVKDISVLLKQNNISSELIMESAATEDKIKSLKSPRFFHIATHGYFLPDIQQSGFDSELENESSQNPLYRSGLLVANGGTLLNDPDNVDFNSEDGLLTAYEAMNLDFDNTELVLLSACETGLGDVQLGEGVYGLQRSFIVAGSKNLVMSLFKVSDEVTGDLLNQFYTNWVKTGNKRQSLYDAKVYILKKYQQPIYWGAFVLVGLD
- a CDS encoding PAS domain-containing sensor histidine kinase produces the protein MIEIVKINLENEMDLILSHKRSMKLAELCGLSVLVQTSFATAVSEISRCLIGDEFNRSSLTLSIHVLPNNRKELVAVLQTNDTFERKHSEAIKYAQRLIDTLKIDRQKDTTEVILTQKINFSGLINDTRMQSFINYFKRELPLSPYDELRKKNIQLLEVSEKLKDSEVQYKMLTETLPLMMFTANGGGYLTYANKWLKDYFGMLEIQSGKTEWTSLVNSSDTKQVRDEWEKAQTNQTHFRAQAKLKSKTAESALWHLISLVPVKNDLNQITSWTGFFVDIHAQKVVEETLKNNVELKSIQKQLLNYQGKLEEKVHELNKSNHDLEQFAYIASHDLQEPLRKIQSFTELLELNITDKERSKKYLDKIDSAASRMSGLIKDVLNYSRLSQSANTFVETNLQNVLEHVKTDVELIIEEKGAIIKSTPLPVINGIEQQLYQLFYNLINNALKFSTEKPLLTISCRNLTDDEVTGNTELSSGQAYIELVFKDNGIGFDQKHAKQIFTIFKRLNSKDKYEGTGIGLALCKKIVDNHHGLITVTSEPGAGTAFNVILPVA